Proteins from a single region of Humidesulfovibrio mexicanus:
- a CDS encoding helix-turn-helix domain-containing protein, with product MIDTEGPAPDGGGCLPRLLTIREVADILRVHNRTAYRLVKDGSIAAIRVGTQWRVPESALHEYVASGWRHWRPEPARNKPRQCKLPL from the coding sequence ATGATAGACACTGAAGGTCCCGCGCCGGATGGGGGAGGGTGTCTCCCCAGGCTGCTCACCATACGGGAAGTCGCCGACATCCTTCGCGTCCACAACCGGACTGCCTACAGGCTGGTCAAGGACGGCAGCATAGCCGCAATCCGGGTGGGAACGCAGTGGCGGGTGCCGGAATCGGCCCTGCATGAGTATGTGGCCAGCGGCTGGCGGCACTGGCGGCCGGAACCTGCCCGCAACAAGCCAAGGCAGTGCAAGTTGCCCCTTTGA
- a CDS encoding ArnT family glycosyltransferase, whose product MPKSPPRARQTLRNPRQDSMMQCSTPAERLYDSLRNAPGRWMLLLVAVPFLLRLWFVGTVQLGLVQDEAQYWDWTRQLQLTYYSKGPLIAWIIKACTSVLGDTELGVRMGSLLGMAAFPMLVWWLVGRVWRQPAMAVLAVFVITVSPLFQALGILMTTDNPFVLCWMLSMLALYAASSPDDAGKDRGLWPFALLALAYGVGILAKYTMLGLAGLAVVHGLLLQRRNALPPRYWPRLFLALALGACLGFLPTLIWNMQNGFVGYKHVLHLIGVSGQGAKTLFRLSRVPEYAGAQFGFALPWWFWLMLVAGWRAGRIAWRGVTASGQGGLDFRQSTLLAVFFWPMTLFFLAWSFHTKVLANWNTVSFVAGALLCAAELDRLLRSGLSARGWFWLKAGAYASVGLMLFLHLHQLLPIPPGLNPAHRLKGWEDLGRHMRSVADTRFADPQRVFFMSDVYDITAELAFYVPGQPRAYCLWWDGRRMNQYDLWGGPKDKEGWDAILVLRGDSPGVPPVATEMFAAVAGPYRYVASYRGQPVRPFYYYLCMGYKGFWPRRDTGAY is encoded by the coding sequence TTGCCAAAGTCACCCCCGCGCGCTAGACAGACCCTGCGCAACCCGCGCCAGGATTCCATGATGCAGTGCTCCACCCCCGCAGAACGCCTTTACGACAGCCTCCGCAATGCCCCCGGCCGCTGGATGCTGCTGCTTGTCGCTGTTCCGTTTCTTCTCCGCCTCTGGTTCGTCGGCACCGTCCAGCTGGGCCTTGTGCAGGATGAGGCCCAGTACTGGGACTGGACCCGCCAGTTGCAGCTGACCTATTATTCCAAGGGTCCGCTCATCGCCTGGATCATCAAGGCCTGCACCAGCGTTCTCGGCGACACCGAGCTCGGCGTGCGCATGGGCTCCCTTTTGGGCATGGCGGCCTTCCCCATGCTGGTGTGGTGGCTGGTGGGGCGGGTGTGGCGCCAGCCGGCCATGGCTGTGCTGGCCGTTTTCGTCATCACGGTTTCGCCGTTGTTCCAGGCCTTGGGCATCCTCATGACCACGGACAATCCCTTCGTGCTCTGCTGGATGCTGTCCATGCTGGCCCTGTATGCGGCGTCCTCCCCGGACGATGCGGGCAAGGACCGCGGGCTGTGGCCCTTTGCGCTTTTGGCTTTGGCCTATGGGGTGGGTATTCTCGCCAAATACACCATGCTCGGCCTGGCCGGGCTCGCCGTTGTCCATGGTTTGCTGCTCCAGCGCCGCAACGCCTTGCCGCCGCGCTACTGGCCCCGCCTTTTCCTGGCGCTGGCCTTGGGCGCGTGCCTCGGCTTTTTGCCCACCCTTATCTGGAACATGCAGAACGGCTTTGTCGGCTACAAGCATGTGCTCCACCTTATTGGCGTGTCCGGGCAGGGGGCAAAGACCTTGTTCCGGCTTTCCCGCGTGCCGGAATATGCGGGCGCGCAGTTCGGGTTTGCCCTGCCCTGGTGGTTCTGGCTCATGCTGGTCGCGGGGTGGCGCGCCGGGCGCATCGCCTGGCGAGGCGTCACCGCTTCCGGACAGGGCGGCCTCGATTTCCGGCAGTCGACCTTGCTGGCCGTGTTTTTCTGGCCCATGACGCTGTTTTTTCTGGCCTGGAGCTTCCACACCAAGGTTCTTGCCAACTGGAATACGGTGAGCTTCGTCGCGGGTGCGCTTTTGTGCGCAGCGGAGCTTGACCGGCTGCTGCGCAGCGGCCTTTCCGCGCGCGGCTGGTTCTGGCTCAAGGCAGGTGCTTACGCCAGCGTCGGCTTGATGCTGTTTCTCCACCTGCATCAGCTTTTGCCCATTCCTCCGGGTTTGAACCCGGCCCATCGGCTCAAGGGCTGGGAGGATCTGGGCCGACACATGCGCTCCGTGGCCGACACCCGCTTCGCGGATCCGCAGCGTGTGTTTTTCATGAGCGATGTGTATGACATCACGGCGGAGCTGGCCTTTTATGTGCCCGGACAGCCGCGCGCGTACTGCCTGTGGTGGGACGGGCGGCGCATGAACCAGTACGATCTTTGGGGCGGGCCCAAGGACAAGGAAGGGTGGGACGCCATCCTCGTGCTGCGTGGCGATTCTCCCGGCGTTCCGCCCGTGGCCACGGAAATGTTCGCCGCAGTGGCCGGGCCGTATCGATATGTTGCGTCCTATCGCGGCCAACCCGTGCGGCCGTTCTATTATTACCTCTGCATGGGCTACAAAGGCTTCTGGCCTCGCCGGGACACGGGAGCCTATTAG
- a CDS encoding ATP-dependent 6-phosphofructokinase, with protein MAKAPSAKTPGLETSIQTLGAAKIPSPLRYGRYVGQDETLELRLTEEEADVSAGPGVPFKFEKAGPRGAMYFDSSKVKCAIVTCGGLCPGINDVIRAIVMDAHHNYNVASVIGIRYGLQGFIPKYGHDIIELTPKNVSNFHVFGGTELGSSRGPQAPDEIVDALERMNVNVLFMIGGDGTMKAAANIVREIQARKSRISVIGIPKTIDNDINFVGRSFGFDTAVEKATEAIACAHVEAVGAFNGIGVVKLMGRESGFIAAQATLALKEVNFVLVPESPFALDGPGGLLDQLEHRLSTRHHAVIVVAEGAGQHLCEASGRTDASGNPVLCDISSLLIARIKEHFKARAMEATIKFIDPSYIIRSVPANANDRVYCGFLGQNAVHAAMSGRTGMVVSRLQSRFVHVPLELVTMKRKKLNTASDYWRAVLESTGQEEMPQQG; from the coding sequence ATGGCCAAGGCCCCATCCGCAAAAACTCCAGGGTTGGAGACAAGCATCCAGACCCTTGGCGCGGCCAAGATCCCCTCTCCCCTGCGCTATGGCCGCTACGTGGGCCAGGACGAGACCCTGGAACTGCGGCTGACCGAGGAGGAGGCCGACGTTTCCGCCGGGCCGGGCGTGCCCTTCAAGTTCGAAAAGGCCGGACCGCGCGGCGCCATGTACTTCGACTCCTCCAAGGTCAAGTGCGCCATCGTCACCTGCGGCGGCTTGTGCCCCGGCATCAACGACGTCATCCGCGCCATCGTCATGGACGCGCACCACAACTACAACGTGGCCTCGGTCATCGGCATCCGCTATGGACTGCAAGGCTTCATCCCGAAGTACGGCCACGACATCATTGAGCTTACGCCTAAGAACGTAAGCAACTTCCATGTGTTCGGAGGAACCGAGCTGGGCTCCTCACGCGGTCCGCAGGCCCCGGACGAGATCGTGGACGCCCTGGAGCGCATGAACGTCAACGTGCTGTTCATGATCGGCGGAGACGGCACCATGAAGGCCGCCGCCAACATCGTCCGGGAAATCCAGGCCAGGAAATCGCGCATCAGCGTCATCGGCATCCCCAAGACCATCGACAACGACATCAACTTCGTGGGACGCAGCTTCGGCTTTGACACGGCGGTGGAAAAGGCCACAGAGGCCATCGCCTGCGCCCATGTGGAGGCGGTCGGCGCCTTCAACGGCATCGGCGTGGTCAAGCTCATGGGGCGCGAATCCGGCTTCATCGCAGCCCAGGCCACGCTCGCCCTCAAGGAAGTGAACTTCGTCCTTGTTCCGGAAAGCCCCTTTGCCCTGGATGGGCCTGGCGGGCTGCTGGACCAGTTGGAACACCGGCTCTCGACGCGCCACCACGCGGTCATCGTGGTGGCCGAAGGCGCAGGCCAGCACCTCTGCGAAGCCAGCGGCCGCACAGACGCCTCGGGCAACCCGGTGCTCTGCGACATCAGCTCCCTGCTCATCGCGCGCATCAAGGAGCATTTCAAGGCTCGCGCCATGGAAGCCACCATCAAATTCATCGACCCGAGCTACATCATCCGCTCTGTGCCCGCCAACGCCAATGATCGCGTGTACTGCGGATTCCTGGGGCAAAACGCCGTGCACGCGGCCATGTCCGGCAGAACCGGAATGGTGGTAAGCCGCCTGCAATCGCGCTTCGTGCATGTGCCCCTGGAACTGGTGACCATGAAGCGCAAGAAGCTCAACACCGCGTCCGACTACTGGCGCGCCGTGCTCGAATCCACCGGCCAGGAAGAGATGCCACAGCAGGGCTGA
- the rfaE1 gene encoding D-glycero-beta-D-manno-heptose-7-phosphate kinase, producing the protein MTDMNALLDQMQGKRVMIIGDLMLDHYTFGQVSRISPEAPVPVVEVIREEYVLGGAGNVALNINAMGGQALLAGVIGTDRDGESLNALLRESAVETRLVHADRRRTTRKTRIIANNQQIVRVDREDADPLTESVVGELLEILREHSQDIDIIIVSDYGKGVVTAPLMDALRSLKGAHGRRPRILVDPKPQNYDLYQGVDILTPNAKEAGEGAAMPCSWPLGPATVGQALFRRLDCQHLLITLGPQGMALFESRNSARHIPTFARTVFDVTGAGDTVIATLALALAAGAPLVDAAVLANHAAGIVVGQVGAATPTVDGLRQAVQSRPAQPMATLPGMDETAFAARAVYGARSLG; encoded by the coding sequence ATGACCGACATGAATGCACTGCTGGACCAGATGCAGGGCAAACGCGTGATGATAATCGGCGATTTGATGCTCGATCACTACACCTTCGGGCAGGTGTCGCGCATATCGCCAGAGGCCCCGGTGCCCGTGGTTGAGGTGATCCGCGAAGAATATGTGCTGGGCGGCGCCGGAAACGTGGCGCTCAACATCAACGCCATGGGTGGTCAGGCCCTGCTCGCGGGCGTGATCGGCACCGATCGGGATGGGGAAAGCCTGAACGCCCTGCTGCGCGAAAGCGCCGTCGAAACCCGGCTTGTCCACGCGGATCGCCGCCGCACAACACGAAAGACGCGGATCATCGCCAACAATCAGCAGATCGTCAGGGTGGACAGGGAAGACGCCGATCCGCTCACGGAGAGCGTGGTTGGAGAGCTGCTGGAGATCCTGCGTGAGCACAGTCAAGACATCGACATCATTATCGTTTCCGACTATGGCAAAGGGGTTGTCACCGCTCCGCTCATGGACGCGCTGCGCTCGCTCAAGGGCGCTCATGGCAGGCGTCCGCGGATCCTTGTGGATCCCAAGCCGCAGAACTACGACCTCTACCAGGGCGTAGACATTCTGACCCCCAACGCCAAGGAAGCGGGCGAGGGAGCGGCCATGCCCTGCTCCTGGCCACTTGGCCCGGCCACGGTGGGTCAGGCCCTGTTCCGGCGGCTGGATTGCCAGCACCTGCTCATCACCCTTGGCCCCCAGGGCATGGCCCTGTTCGAGTCCCGGAATTCGGCGCGACACATTCCCACCTTCGCCCGCACGGTCTTCGATGTTACCGGCGCGGGGGACACGGTGATCGCCACGTTGGCCCTCGCCCTCGCGGCCGGAGCCCCCCTTGTGGACGCGGCCGTGCTGGCCAACCATGCCGCGGGCATCGTGGTGGGCCAGGTGGGCGCGGCCACGCCCACCGTGGACGGGCTGCGACAGGCCGTGCAATCGCGCCCGGCACAGCCGATGGCGACGCTGCCCGGAATGGACGAGACCGCTTTCGCTGCCAGGGCGGTTTACGGAGCGCGTTCTTTAGGGTAG
- the fliQ gene encoding flagellar biosynthesis protein FliQ: MTPEFVVGFAREAMELTLVICLPMMGVGLAVGIIVSIFQAATQIQDSTLSLVPKLIAMFVALILAFPWIMDKMITYTTNLFLNLPTYIR, translated from the coding sequence GTGGGGTTCGCCCGCGAAGCCATGGAGCTGACCCTGGTCATCTGCCTGCCCATGATGGGCGTTGGGCTCGCCGTGGGCATCATCGTGAGCATTTTTCAGGCCGCCACGCAGATTCAGGACTCCACGCTCTCGCTGGTGCCCAAGCTTATCGCCATGTTTGTGGCGCTCATACTCGCCTTTCCCTGGATTATGGACAAGATGATCACCTACACCACAAACCTGTTCCTGAACTTGCCGACCTACATCCGCTGA